The following proteins are encoded in a genomic region of Bradyrhizobium sp. SK17:
- a CDS encoding GAF domain-containing protein, producing the protein MQSTIGRTFAALNATNEAILYAKSPEELYGKVCEAAFSSGSFLAATVFLLEPDTGLLTFAAGYGEDVARLRSITISTLANTPEGEGVAGRAFRDQTACVSNDYVNDPRSAAWRSGAAASGVGAAAAMPLVCGGRSVGVFMVTRREVGSLGEEIVSLLERMAANVSFALDNFDHETSRKSGERAMRRLNRMFGAISATNEAILRAKTEHDLYQRVCDAAVFSGKSFATVVLLAEPDTHWLEPVAGTGEAIDLITQTRFSTDPDNVYGKGICGEAFRTQRPCVEHDIPTSTRPSQTPIRGSGLMACVALPLTRFGRSIGVLIFFTGNSWARDQEIIALLAGIAENVSVALDNFGRATEKAKADAERERLSRMFAALSATNEAIMRARSRIEMYELVCAAAAHGGGFNSTSILIAKPGDDFLEMIAVAGPTAENARRLNVSRSDARPEGRGVSGKAFRSRRACINNDFLSDVANSPFREVIDREDARSGAAFPLIVDDEPVGVMLFISAKRNTFSAEFAELLQRLADNVSFALGSFDRADEKARTEEQKEKLRRMFAALSATNEAIMRAKSRSELFDLVCDAAAVGGQFISATIRLVRPGEAFLDNVAASGPDRIRAREVQLSADATRPEGQTLTGVAIRTRRPCISNDYLSDFGPDSHVYPVVRDSGSKSGAALPLLKNGEAIGALVFLSSEFGTFSPEMMALLQRLAENVSFALANFDRADEKARADEQKERLSRMFAALSATNEAIMRAKSRSELYQLVCEAAATGGKFTSTTIALAQGGSDYLRIVAIAGPAAGGASQVTLSVSEAHAEGRGACGRAFRSGQACIINDYFADADTAAFHERARLDGTQSGASFPLIVSGQVVGVMIFVAIEKDTFTPEFAELLQRLADNLAFALESFDRADEKHKADERIEYLASHDSLTNLPNRETFNEMLRHAISAADRHRRQLAVLFIDLDRFKVINDSLGHDAGDMLLVAIAERLRASLRASDVVARLGGDEFVVILEETAERHDVERIAGDLLVSLSQPLQLSGHECHTTASIGIAVYPADGSDVQTLTKNADMAMYLAKEDGKNGFRFFSNEVRAQSIERLTMESALRRALERDQFSLDYQPKVDMASGEISGVEALLRWSHPELGKVSPGQFIPLAEEVGLIVPIGRWVLKEACAQNMAWQRGGLKAVTMAVNLSPRQFGDPHLLDDIDEALAASGMPPELLQLEVTESMVMRNVTRAVRVLDAIQNRGIRLAIDDFGTGYSSMSLMKQFPIDTIKIDRSFVRDLPDDSEDVAIAQAIISMGKALGMTIVAEGVETSEQREFLRAHACDEMQGFLFSRPLPPRDLAELLKSAPVLTAPPLQPSLEDEAAGEAVPDLGRKRAVV; encoded by the coding sequence GTGCAGTCGACCATCGGGCGTACATTCGCGGCGTTGAATGCCACCAACGAAGCGATCCTGTACGCGAAATCACCGGAAGAACTATACGGCAAGGTCTGCGAAGCCGCTTTCTCGAGCGGGAGCTTCCTGGCTGCGACCGTGTTTTTGCTGGAGCCGGATACCGGTCTGCTGACCTTCGCGGCCGGCTACGGCGAGGATGTCGCGCGGCTGCGCAGCATCACGATTTCCACGCTCGCCAACACGCCGGAAGGGGAGGGCGTCGCGGGACGGGCGTTCCGTGACCAGACGGCTTGCGTCAGCAACGACTATGTCAACGATCCCCGCTCGGCGGCCTGGCGCAGCGGTGCCGCGGCGAGCGGCGTCGGCGCGGCTGCGGCGATGCCGCTGGTCTGTGGTGGGCGCAGCGTCGGTGTCTTCATGGTGACCCGGCGCGAGGTCGGTTCGCTTGGCGAGGAGATCGTCTCGTTGCTCGAGCGCATGGCAGCAAACGTATCCTTCGCGCTCGACAATTTCGACCATGAGACGTCGCGCAAGAGCGGTGAGCGGGCGATGCGCCGGCTCAACCGCATGTTCGGCGCGATCAGCGCGACCAACGAGGCGATCCTTCGCGCCAAGACCGAGCACGATCTGTATCAGCGGGTCTGCGATGCGGCGGTGTTCAGCGGCAAGTCCTTTGCCACGGTGGTGCTGCTAGCCGAACCCGATACGCACTGGCTCGAGCCCGTTGCCGGCACCGGCGAGGCGATCGACCTGATCACGCAGACGCGGTTTTCGACCGACCCCGACAATGTCTACGGCAAGGGCATTTGCGGCGAGGCATTTCGAACCCAGCGCCCCTGCGTCGAGCACGACATCCCGACCTCGACCCGCCCGTCGCAGACGCCGATTCGCGGCAGCGGCCTGATGGCCTGTGTCGCGCTGCCGCTGACCCGCTTCGGCCGCAGCATCGGCGTCCTGATCTTCTTCACCGGCAATTCCTGGGCGCGCGATCAGGAGATCATCGCGCTGCTGGCCGGGATCGCCGAGAACGTCTCGGTTGCGCTCGATAATTTCGGCCGCGCCACCGAGAAGGCCAAGGCCGACGCGGAACGTGAGCGGCTGTCGCGGATGTTCGCCGCGCTGAGCGCGACCAACGAGGCGATCATGCGCGCGCGGTCGCGGATCGAGATGTACGAGCTGGTTTGCGCGGCGGCGGCGCATGGCGGCGGGTTCAATTCCACCAGCATCCTGATCGCGAAGCCCGGCGACGATTTCCTGGAGATGATCGCGGTCGCAGGCCCCACCGCCGAGAATGCGCGCCGTCTCAACGTCTCGCGCAGCGATGCCCGCCCCGAAGGGCGCGGTGTCAGCGGCAAGGCGTTCCGCTCCCGGCGCGCCTGCATCAACAACGATTTCCTCAGCGACGTCGCCAACAGCCCGTTCCGCGAAGTCATCGATCGCGAGGATGCGCGATCCGGCGCGGCGTTTCCGTTGATCGTCGACGACGAGCCGGTCGGAGTGATGCTGTTCATCTCCGCCAAGCGCAACACGTTCTCGGCCGAATTCGCCGAGCTGTTGCAGCGGCTCGCCGACAACGTCTCCTTTGCGCTGGGCAGTTTCGACCGTGCCGACGAGAAGGCGCGGACCGAGGAGCAGAAGGAAAAGTTGCGGCGGATGTTCGCGGCACTGAGTGCGACCAACGAGGCGATCATGCGGGCGAAGTCCCGCAGCGAGCTGTTCGATCTGGTCTGCGATGCTGCGGCTGTCGGCGGTCAGTTCATCTCGGCCACCATCCGCCTGGTGCGTCCCGGCGAGGCCTTCCTGGACAATGTGGCGGCTTCCGGCCCCGACCGGATACGGGCCCGTGAAGTCCAGTTGTCGGCCGACGCGACGCGGCCGGAAGGACAAACCCTGACCGGCGTTGCGATCCGCACCCGCAGGCCCTGCATCAGCAACGACTATCTCAGCGACTTCGGACCCGACTCGCATGTCTATCCGGTGGTCCGCGACAGCGGCAGCAAGTCCGGCGCGGCGTTGCCGTTGCTCAAGAACGGCGAGGCGATCGGCGCGCTGGTGTTCCTGTCCAGCGAATTCGGCACCTTCAGCCCGGAGATGATGGCGCTGTTGCAGCGGCTTGCCGAGAACGTGTCGTTTGCGCTGGCCAATTTCGATCGTGCCGACGAGAAGGCGCGGGCCGACGAGCAGAAGGAACGGCTGTCGCGCATGTTCGCGGCGCTGAGCGCGACCAACGAGGCGATCATGCGGGCGAAGTCCCGCAGCGAATTGTATCAACTGGTCTGCGAGGCGGCGGCGACCGGCGGCAAATTCACCTCGACCACGATCGCGCTGGCGCAAGGCGGGAGCGATTATCTGCGGATCGTCGCGATCGCGGGCCCGGCGGCGGGCGGCGCGAGCCAGGTCACGCTCTCGGTCAGCGAGGCGCATGCCGAGGGACGCGGTGCCTGCGGCAGGGCGTTCCGGTCGGGCCAGGCCTGCATCATCAATGACTATTTTGCCGACGCCGACACCGCCGCCTTCCATGAGAGGGCTCGCCTCGACGGAACGCAGTCGGGTGCCTCCTTCCCGCTGATCGTCAGCGGGCAGGTGGTTGGCGTCATGATCTTCGTCGCGATCGAGAAGGACACCTTCACGCCTGAATTCGCTGAGCTGCTACAGCGGCTCGCCGACAATCTGGCGTTCGCGCTGGAAAGCTTCGATCGCGCCGACGAGAAGCACAAGGCCGACGAGCGCATCGAGTATCTCGCCTCGCACGACAGCCTGACCAATCTGCCCAACCGGGAGACCTTCAACGAGATGCTGCGTCACGCGATCTCGGCGGCGGATCGCCATCGCCGGCAGCTCGCGGTGCTGTTCATCGATCTCGACCGCTTCAAGGTGATCAACGACTCGCTCGGCCATGACGCCGGCGACATGCTGCTGGTGGCGATCGCCGAGCGGCTGCGCGCATCGTTGCGCGCGAGCGACGTGGTGGCCCGGCTCGGCGGCGACGAGTTCGTGGTCATCCTCGAGGAAACCGCCGAACGTCACGACGTCGAGCGCATTGCCGGCGATCTCCTGGTTTCGCTCAGCCAGCCGTTGCAACTCAGCGGGCACGAGTGCCACACCACGGCGTCGATCGGGATCGCTGTGTATCCGGCCGACGGCTCCGACGTGCAGACGCTGACCAAGAATGCCGACATGGCGATGTATCTCGCCAAGGAGGACGGCAAGAACGGCTTCCGCTTCTTCTCCAACGAGGTGCGGGCACAGTCGATCGAGCGCCTGACGATGGAGAGCGCGCTGCGCCGCGCGCTGGAGCGCGACCAGTTCTCGCTCGACTATCAGCCCAAGGTCGACATGGCCAGCGGTGAGATCAGCGGCGTCGAAGCGCTGCTGCGCTGGAGCCATCCCGAGCTCGGCAAGGTCTCGCCGGGGCAATTCATCCCGCTTGCCGAGGAGGTCGGGCTCATCGTGCCGATCGGCCGCTGGGTGCTGAAGGAAGCCTGCGCGCAGAACATGGCCTGGCAGCGCGGCGGCCTCAAGGCGGTGACGATGGCGGTCAACCTCTCGCCGCGGCAGTTCGGCGATCCGCATCTGCTCGACGACATCGACGAGGCGCTGGCGGCGAGCGGCATGCCGCCCGAGCTGCTGCAACTCGAGGTCACCGAGAGCATGGTAATGCGCAACGTGACGCGGGCAGTCCGCGTGCTCGATGCGATCCAGAACCGCGGCATCCGGCTGGCGATCGACGATTTCGGCACCGGTTACTCGTCGATGTCGCTGATGAAGCAGTTCCCGATCGACACCATCAAGATCGATCGCTCCTTCGTGCGCGACCTGCCCGACGATTCCGAGGACGTCGCGATCGCGCAGGCGATCATCAGCATGGGCAAGGCACTCGGCATGACCATCGTCGCCGAGGGCGTCGAGACCTCCGAGCAGCGGGAGTTCCTGCGCGCGCATGCCTGCGACGAGATGCAGGGGTTCCTGTTCAGCCGGCCGCTGCCGCCGCGCGATCTTGCCGAACTGTTGAAGTCGGCGCCGGTGCTGACCGCGCCGCCGCTGCAACCGTCATTGGAGGATGAGGCAGCCGGTGAGGCTGTGCCGGATCTAGGGCGGAAACGCGCTGTCGTCTGA
- a CDS encoding Ldh family oxidoreductase produces the protein MPIVQADRLTRIGAALLRGAGASEEEANAVASGCVNANLAGHDSHGVIAIPTYIDRIKAGHIVPGAKWTIVQETPTTTVIDGHWGFGFHVNAKAMEMTINKARTANVAACTVFRQSHVGRLAHYPLMAMREGMIGIAAADSGRSPKHVAPFGGREARLGTNPLSIAVPSDLEAPFYLDMATSAVAAGKIQLAVARGESIPKGWIIDAEGRDTTDPKDYRKGGALLPLGGSEGYKGSGLAAMVEVLCGLLTGLGFGVEPTGRHNDGCFMAVFNVAAFRPLLDFKKEVADFARYLKSTPPSEGSRGVFYPGEVEHLRELERRKNGIEIEDATWEKLKALAVDYKLADELNLR, from the coding sequence ATGCCGATCGTCCAGGCCGACCGTCTCACGCGTATCGGCGCCGCGCTGCTTCGGGGCGCCGGCGCATCGGAGGAGGAGGCCAACGCCGTCGCCTCCGGCTGCGTCAACGCCAATCTGGCCGGCCATGACTCCCACGGCGTGATCGCGATCCCGACCTATATCGACCGCATCAAGGCCGGCCACATCGTGCCCGGCGCCAAATGGACCATCGTGCAGGAAACGCCGACCACGACCGTGATCGACGGCCATTGGGGGTTCGGCTTCCACGTCAACGCCAAGGCGATGGAGATGACCATCAACAAGGCCAGGACCGCCAATGTCGCGGCCTGCACCGTGTTCCGGCAGAGCCATGTCGGGCGGCTCGCGCATTACCCGCTGATGGCGATGCGCGAAGGCATGATCGGGATCGCGGCAGCCGATTCCGGCCGCTCGCCGAAGCATGTCGCGCCGTTCGGCGGCCGCGAGGCCCGGCTCGGCACCAACCCGCTGTCGATCGCGGTGCCCTCCGATCTCGAGGCGCCGTTCTATCTGGACATGGCGACTTCGGCGGTCGCCGCCGGCAAGATCCAGCTCGCGGTGGCGCGCGGCGAAAGCATCCCGAAGGGCTGGATCATCGATGCCGAGGGCCGCGACACCACCGATCCCAAGGACTATCGCAAGGGCGGCGCGCTGCTGCCGCTGGGCGGCAGCGAGGGCTACAAGGGCTCGGGGCTCGCCGCGATGGTCGAGGTGCTATGCGGGCTGTTGACCGGCCTCGGTTTCGGCGTCGAGCCGACCGGCCGGCACAATGACGGCTGCTTCATGGCGGTGTTCAACGTCGCCGCGTTCCGGCCGCTCCTCGATTTCAAGAAGGAGGTGGCCGATTTCGCGCGCTACCTGAAATCGACGCCACCGTCGGAGGGAAGCCGCGGCGTATTCTATCCCGGCGAGGTCGAACATCTGCGCGAGCTCGAGCGGCGCAAGAACGGCATCGAGATCGAGGATGCGACCTGGGAGAAGCTCAAGGCCCTCGCCGTCGATTACAAGCTCGCCGACGAACTCAACCTGCGCTGA
- a CDS encoding LLM class flavin-dependent oxidoreductase: MTRQMALVGFLQAQNCTNLPGSWRHPESRDDSMSADYYQEIARILERGKFHMAFFDDRLAMPDRYNNDHAHTVEYGIRCVKMDPIVVLTTMGMVTTKLGLASTASTTYFEPFDVARRFATLDLMTGGRAAWNVVTSVNDGEALNMGKAQHLDHDPRYDRADEFMEVVLGHWDSWEDGSLVIDKKSGRFADPTKVKRLDHKGEFFSSRGPFTVPRSPQGHPVIVQAGASGRGQRFAGRWGEVIFTAARNLAHAKQNYDAIRGEAAKAGRDPDQMFLCNLITPIAGATKAEAEDRMAVIQKLPLEIDALSLLAEALNFDFGAKPIDEPLTTEELQGMQGMIGMRDGVLRASGKSNPSTRDFITFSGRAQVQDAIVGGPKEIADRLEELFEGRGCDGFVVAASYVPGSYADFVDHVVPELQKRGLFHKDYAGTTLRENLGLKRPAAGAWKTRAQAAE, encoded by the coding sequence ATGACACGGCAAATGGCACTGGTTGGCTTTTTGCAGGCGCAGAACTGTACCAACCTGCCGGGCTCCTGGCGCCACCCGGAATCGCGCGACGATTCGATGTCGGCGGACTACTACCAGGAGATCGCGCGCATCCTGGAGCGCGGCAAGTTCCACATGGCGTTCTTCGACGACCGCCTCGCGATGCCCGACCGCTACAACAACGACCACGCCCACACCGTCGAATACGGCATCCGCTGCGTGAAGATGGACCCGATCGTGGTGCTGACCACGATGGGCATGGTCACCACCAAGCTCGGCCTCGCCTCGACCGCATCGACCACCTATTTCGAGCCGTTCGACGTCGCCCGCCGCTTCGCCACGCTCGACCTGATGACGGGTGGCCGCGCGGCCTGGAACGTGGTGACCTCGGTCAATGACGGCGAAGCGCTTAACATGGGCAAGGCGCAGCATCTCGACCACGATCCGCGCTACGACCGCGCCGATGAGTTCATGGAGGTGGTGCTCGGCCATTGGGATTCCTGGGAAGACGGCTCGCTTGTGATCGACAAGAAGAGCGGCCGCTTTGCCGATCCGACCAAGGTGAAGCGGCTCGATCACAAGGGCGAGTTCTTCAGCTCGCGCGGTCCGTTCACGGTACCGCGCTCACCGCAGGGGCATCCGGTGATCGTGCAAGCCGGCGCCTCCGGCCGCGGACAGCGCTTTGCCGGCCGCTGGGGCGAAGTGATCTTCACCGCGGCGCGCAATCTCGCGCACGCCAAGCAGAATTACGACGCCATCCGCGGTGAAGCCGCCAAGGCCGGGCGCGATCCCGACCAGATGTTCCTGTGCAATCTGATCACGCCAATCGCCGGCGCCACCAAGGCGGAAGCCGAGGATCGCATGGCCGTGATCCAGAAGCTGCCGCTCGAGATCGACGCGCTGTCGCTGCTGGCGGAAGCGCTCAATTTCGATTTCGGCGCCAAGCCGATCGACGAGCCGCTGACCACGGAGGAGTTGCAGGGCATGCAAGGCATGATCGGCATGCGTGACGGCGTGCTGCGCGCCTCCGGCAAGAGCAATCCCTCGACCCGCGACTTCATCACCTTCTCCGGCCGCGCCCAGGTGCAGGATGCGATCGTCGGCGGTCCGAAGGAGATCGCCGACCGGCTGGAGGAATTGTTCGAAGGCCGCGGCTGCGACGGCTTCGTCGTCGCCGCAAGCTATGTGCCGGGCTCCTATGCCGACTTCGTCGATCACGTGGTGCCCGAGTTGCAGAAGCGCGGCCTGTTCCACAAGGACTATGCCGGCACGACGCTGCGCGAAAATCTCGGGCTCAAGCGCCCGGCTGCGGGCGCGTGGAAGACCCGCGCGCAAGCGGCGGAATAG
- a CDS encoding fumarylacetoacetate hydrolase family protein, whose translation MRWLKFTAAGNTSWGLVEGDTVTTVNGDPFGEWRKTSKNHALKDVKIELPLVPRTFYCVGLNYLKHLKEAADKAGTVPNVPDRPEIGYRAQNALIAHDDDVVIPASATEKIHYEGELVVVIGKTAKHLTDANAMDCVFGYTIGNDVSERSWQKADRGLWRAKNADTFKPMGPWIETDVDLDRMETAIRVNGKETGRFRTNEMIFGIVPFLVELSKYFTLSPGDVIWMGTDGASPDLKDGDVVEIDISGIGTLRNRFVKEKV comes from the coding sequence ATGCGCTGGCTGAAATTCACCGCCGCGGGCAACACGTCCTGGGGTTTGGTCGAGGGTGACACCGTGACGACAGTCAACGGCGATCCATTCGGCGAATGGAGAAAGACGTCCAAGAACCACGCCTTGAAGGACGTCAAGATCGAGCTGCCGCTGGTCCCGCGCACCTTCTACTGCGTCGGGCTGAATTATTTGAAGCACCTCAAGGAAGCCGCCGACAAGGCCGGCACGGTGCCGAACGTTCCCGACCGCCCCGAGATCGGCTACCGCGCCCAGAACGCCCTGATCGCGCATGATGATGACGTCGTGATCCCGGCAAGCGCGACCGAGAAAATCCATTACGAGGGCGAGCTGGTCGTCGTGATCGGCAAGACGGCCAAGCACCTCACCGACGCCAATGCGATGGATTGCGTGTTCGGCTACACCATTGGCAACGACGTCTCCGAACGCAGCTGGCAGAAGGCCGACCGCGGGCTGTGGCGCGCCAAGAACGCCGACACCTTCAAGCCGATGGGGCCGTGGATCGAGACCGACGTCGATCTCGACCGCATGGAGACCGCGATCCGCGTCAACGGCAAGGAGACCGGCCGCTTCCGCACCAACGAGATGATCTTCGGCATCGTCCCCTTCCTGGTCGAGCTGAGCAAGTACTTCACGCTGTCACCCGGCGACGTGATCTGGATGGGCACCGACGGCGCCTCGCCTGATTTGAAGGACGGCGACGTGGTGGAGATCGATATCAGCGGCATCGGGACGTTGCGGAACAGGTTCGTGAAGGAGAAGGTGTGA
- a CDS encoding LysR family transcriptional regulator, with protein MKQNFTVRQGALDGVEAFLSVAQHRSFRRAATELAVTPSAISQAVRALEARLGAVLFIRTTRSVGLTEAGERFLARARPAFEELVAASGAARELGQKPAGLLRLTVPRSVVPILLEPLIASFCKAYPEIEVELAASEELVDLAAGGFDAGIRMGQFINPDMVAVRLTKPFPFAVVGSPDYLARRGRPKRPDDLREHACLRLRRSNGGLAPWSLNDNGRSIELAVSGSFIGHDFPTLVGAALEGVGLAQVPAPLISAAVKDKKLVRVLDQFAPTTPGVFLYYPGHRQILPKLRAFIDHVKSRPATVR; from the coding sequence ATGAAGCAGAACTTCACAGTCCGGCAGGGCGCGCTCGACGGCGTGGAGGCATTCCTCAGCGTCGCCCAGCACCGCAGCTTTCGCCGTGCGGCGACCGAGCTCGCGGTGACGCCGTCGGCGATCAGCCAGGCGGTGCGTGCGCTCGAGGCGCGCCTCGGCGCCGTGCTGTTCATCCGCACCACCCGCAGTGTCGGTTTGACCGAGGCCGGTGAACGATTTCTCGCACGCGCCCGGCCCGCCTTCGAAGAGCTGGTCGCTGCGAGCGGCGCCGCGCGCGAGCTCGGGCAGAAGCCGGCCGGGCTGCTGCGCCTCACCGTGCCGCGCTCGGTGGTGCCGATCCTGCTGGAGCCGCTGATCGCTTCATTCTGCAAGGCGTATCCGGAGATCGAGGTCGAACTCGCCGCCAGCGAGGAACTGGTCGACCTCGCCGCCGGCGGTTTCGATGCCGGCATCCGGATGGGCCAGTTCATCAACCCGGACATGGTCGCGGTGCGCCTGACCAAGCCGTTCCCGTTCGCCGTCGTCGGCAGCCCGGACTATCTCGCGCGCCGCGGCCGGCCGAAGCGTCCCGACGATCTGCGTGAACACGCCTGCCTCAGGCTGCGGCGATCGAACGGCGGGCTGGCGCCATGGTCGCTGAACGATAACGGTCGTTCGATCGAGCTGGCCGTATCCGGCTCCTTCATCGGCCACGACTTCCCGACGCTGGTCGGCGCGGCGCTCGAAGGTGTGGGGCTGGCGCAAGTGCCCGCACCGCTGATATCAGCTGCCGTAAAGGACAAGAAGCTCGTGCGCGTGCTGGATCAATTCGCGCCGACGACGCCGGGCGTGTTCCTGTACTATCCCGGCCACCGCCAGATCCTGCCGAAGCTGCGCGCGTTCATCGACCATGTGAAGAGTCGGCCGGCGACCGTGCGGTGA
- a CDS encoding muconolactone Delta-isomerase family protein translates to MTAPSPAQAQTTSTVTTGVIVILTVKPGITRDQVMAVMPDEIRQTVQLYLNGKLREWYSRSDGRGVVFLLDARDTAEAHAIMEGLPLSKLDLMDHDYIAVGPLLPLRLLIAKS, encoded by the coding sequence ATGACCGCTCCCTCCCCTGCCCAGGCCCAAACCACCTCCACCGTCACCACCGGCGTGATTGTCATCCTGACCGTCAAGCCGGGTATCACCCGCGATCAGGTGATGGCGGTGATGCCGGATGAAATCCGGCAGACCGTGCAGCTCTATCTCAACGGCAAGCTTCGCGAATGGTATTCGCGATCCGATGGACGCGGGGTCGTCTTCCTGCTCGACGCCAGGGACACCGCCGAGGCCCACGCGATCATGGAAGGCCTGCCGCTGTCCAAGCTCGACCTGATGGACCACGACTACATCGCAGTCGGCCCGCTGCTGCCGCTGCGCCTGCTCATCGCCAAGTCGTGA
- a CDS encoding Lrp/AsnC family transcriptional regulator, translating into MVEEQDARILAELQKDGRATNQQLADTVGMSTSACWRRVRALEESGVISGYSALVAREPAGFATSAILHVSLERHDVKFVDEFVARVTKRREVLECFATTGDADYHLRVVVRDMDAYNRFLDEFMFRIPGIRHVRTNVILKEIKTGVALPF; encoded by the coding sequence ATGGTCGAAGAGCAAGACGCGCGGATTCTCGCCGAACTGCAAAAGGATGGCCGCGCCACCAACCAGCAGCTGGCCGACACGGTCGGGATGTCGACCTCGGCGTGCTGGCGCCGGGTCCGCGCGCTGGAAGAGTCCGGCGTCATCTCGGGCTATTCCGCGCTGGTCGCGCGCGAGCCCGCAGGCTTTGCGACCTCGGCGATCCTGCATGTCTCGCTCGAGCGTCACGACGTCAAGTTCGTCGACGAGTTCGTCGCACGGGTGACGAAGCGCCGCGAGGTGCTGGAATGTTTCGCGACCACCGGCGACGCCGACTATCATCTGCGCGTCGTGGTGCGCGACATGGACGCCTACAATAGATTCCTGGACGAATTCATGTTCCGCATTCCCGGCATTCGCCACGTCCGCACCAACGTGATCCTGAAAGAGATCAAGACCGGCGTGGCGCTGCCGTTTTGA